A part of Silurus meridionalis isolate SWU-2019-XX chromosome 18, ASM1480568v1, whole genome shotgun sequence genomic DNA contains:
- the LOC124401051 gene encoding clathrin coat assembly protein AP180, whose translation MFSMQPAESSASLFGSVSPATTQTPFAPSTPNAAAPAAPTIDLFSGFFDSMPQPAQPKSECAPSLDLFSSDVFSPPPAALSAPASWLDVGAAQDSVGSCSGASGWGSICCCIP comes from the exons ATGTTCTCCATGCAGCCTGCGGAGAGCAGCGCCTCATTATTCGGCAGCGTCTCACCTGCCACCACTCAGACCCCGTTCGCCCCCAGCACGCCCAACGCTGCAGCCCCTGCGGCTCCCACGATAGATCTGTTTAGTG GTTTTTTTGATTCCATGCCTCAACCAGCTCAACCCAAATCTGAGTGTGCTCCCAGTCTAGACCTCTTTTCATCAG ATGTGTTCAGCCCACCTCCCGCTGCTCTCTCGGCCCCTGCGAGCTGGCTGGACGTTGGTGCGGCTCAGGATTCGGTCGGGAGTTGCTCGGGTGCTTCAGGTTGGGGTTCGATTTGTTGCTGCATTCCTTGA